A genomic region of Solanum dulcamara chromosome 2, daSolDulc1.2, whole genome shotgun sequence contains the following coding sequences:
- the LOC129879843 gene encoding uncharacterized mitochondrial protein AtMg00810-like: protein MIEEVGLTGAKPSWTPLDTDIKLTTTELDKATGTTNDPILEDIRPYQRLIRRLLYLTLTGPDIFFTVQTLSQFLQKPKRSHMEATLKIVRYIKRKLVMGNLMSSRNKNKLTGYCDADWASCPNIKRSITGFLIKHGESLISWKSKKQTTISRSLAELEYRSMAFTVSEII, encoded by the coding sequence ATGATTGAAGAAGTGGGTCTAACTGGAGCTAAACCATCATGGACACCACTGGATACCGATATTAAGTTGACAACCACAGAACTGGATAAAGCAACAGGAACAACAAATGATCCAATATTGGAGGACATAAGACCATATCAGAGGTTAATTAGAAGATTACTATACCTAACACTAACTGGGCCAGATATTTTTTTTACAGTTCAAACCTTGAGTCAATTTTTACAGAAGCCAAAAAGATCTCATATGGAAGCAACATTGAAGATAGTAAGATACATAAAGAGGAAGCTTGTTATGGGAAATTTGATGAGTAGCAGAAATAAGAATAAGTTGACAGGATACTGTGATGCTGATTGGGCATCATGCCCAAATATTAAAAGATCAATTACAGGATTCTTGATCAAACATGGTGAATCCTTGATTTCTTGGAAGTCAAAGAAGCAAACAACCATCTCAAGAAGCTTAGCAGAATTAGAGTACAGGAGCATGGCTTTCACTGTTtctgaaataatatga
- the LOC129879842 gene encoding uncharacterized protein LOC129879842 has translation MDCYRLHGYPPDYKFKRKSGNTNTPHTRDGVPRNNRYQIRREEPRGKAYNVKEDVSKLPEGTKGRTPDYEVKEEQLCLIILREQQGETFSTSMGKLPVAEPPNMEGNILASNVIVNEELGIVSVSCVKDKKEEWIVDSGATNHMMSNKELLQEEHTIISDKQDLSSGKGLEIDREKEGLYLLKHKIKGTQDKQQLVRGLIATKNPVDIMLWHRRMGHASVGAMQKLLDIDHSDCKQVLDKCELFPLAKHTRMPFLVSNIKSSTIFDLMHLDFNKTIKIFRTDNGSEFVNFECVQLFLDNGIVHQRSCVYTPQQNGVIERKHRYILELARAIRFQGALPLKFWRHCVLGIVYMMNKLPSVALKGKTPFEVFHGYRGSINHLRTLGCLCYAKRLPSGDKFEARAVSTVHMGYSLVTKGYVLYSLILLCLSMLISLMRPPTDPAFFNSPPDEGTTISAVPADPVVPTIEVPTGDLYDEVYMSLPEGFSSQGESQGLSGLDHSLFIKRKHGKIVVILVYVDDMLIVGNDLVLIEQTKKELHAKFKIKDLGTLKYFLGIEFSRSEKGILMNQRKYAL, from the exons ATGGATTGCTATAGGTTGCATGGTTATCCTCCAGATTacaaatttaaaaggaaatcaGGCAATACCAACACTCCTCATACACGTGATGGAGTACCTAGAAATAATAGATACCAAATAAGAAGAGAAGAACCTAGAGGAAAAGCATATAATGTGAAGGAAGATGTTTCTAAACTGCCAGAAGGAACCAAAGGCAGAACACCTGACTATGAGGTTAAAGAGGAGCAACTCTGCCTCATAATTCTTAGG GAACAACAAGGGGAAACCTTCTCAACAAGCATGGGAAAATTGCCAGTTGCAGAACCTCCTAATATGGAAGGTAACATCCTTGCATCCAATGTAATTGTAAATGAGGAATTAGGTATTGTTTCGGTATCTTGTGTAAAAGATAAAAAGGAGGAATGGATAGTAGACAGTGGAGCTACAAATCATATGATGTCTAATAAAGAGTTGTTGCAAGAAGAACATACTATTATTAGTGATAAACAG GACCTCTCAAGTGGGAAGGGATTGGAGATTGATAGAGAAAAGGAAGGTCTTTATTTGTTGAAGCACAAAATAAAAGGAACACAAGACAAGCAGCAGCTGGTCAGAGGATTGATTGCTACAAAGAATCCAGTAGACATTATGCTGTGGCACAGAAGAATGGGTCATGCCTCTGTTGGTGCAATGCAAAAGCTACTAGATATTGATCATAGTGATTGCAAACAAGTTTTAGATAAGTGTGAACTATTTCCTCTTGCTAAACACACTCGAATGCCTTTTCTTGTTAGTAACATCAAGTCTTCTACTatttttgatttgatgcatttggAT TTCAATAAGACCATTAAGATATTCAGGACAGACAATGGATCTGAGTTTGTTAATTTTGAATGTGTACAATTATTTCTGGACAATGGTATAGTGCATCAAAGAAGCTGTGTTtacactcctcaacaaaatggagtcATTGAGAGAAAGCATAGATACATTTTGGAGTTGGCCAGGGCAATCAGATTTCAAGGAGCTCTTCCTTTGAAGTTTTGGAGACATTGTGTTTTAGGGATTGTTTACATGATGAATAAATTACCTTCAGTTGCCTTAAAAGGCAAAACACCATTTGAGGTATTTCATGGTTACAGAGGCTCTATTAATCATCTAAGAACTTTAGGATGCTTGTGCTATGCCAAGAGGTTGCCTTCAGGTGATAAATTTGAAGCAAGAGCTGTGTCTACAGTTCATATGGGGTATTCTTTAGTGACTAAGGGTTATGTCCTATACAGCTTG ATCCTTTTATGTCTGAGCATGCTCATTTCCCTGATGAGGCCACCTACTGATCCAGCCTTCTTTAATTCTCCTCCTGATGAAGGAACTACTATTAGTGCAGTTCCTGCTGATCCTGTTGTACCTACCATTGAAGTACCAACT GGTGATTTATATGATGAGGTGTACATGTCCCTGCCTGAGGGATTTTCTAGCCAGGGGGAGTCACAAGGCTTA AGTGGCCTAGATCATTCATTATTCATCAAGAGAAAGCATGGAAAAATTGTGGTGATTCtggtatatgttgatgatatgctGATAGTTGGCAATGATTTGGTACTGATTGAACAAACCAAGAAAGAACTGCATGCTAAGTTCAAGATCAAAGATCTTGGAACTCTGAAGTACTTCCTAGGAATTGAGTTCAGTAGATCAGAAAAGGGAATATTGATGAACCAAAGAAAGTATGCTTTGTAA